The Sesamum indicum cultivar Zhongzhi No. 13 linkage group LG6, S_indicum_v1.0, whole genome shotgun sequence genomic interval TggttaaatgatttttttttaatttttacattttatgcaaggtatgtttttttttattttagttaaatagttcaaatcAGTCGGTTTAGCAATaccacatttttatttatgtattttcttcaattactTATATTTAGTAACGAATGAATAAGTTTGTTTTATGAaacatttttattcaaataaggtttaatttagtcaaattaatcacataatcatGACAATGTAGTACGACAAAGGGATAATTACTTTGTCGTTCCACGAGacttgatataattatatgtaaacctttttatgatttaaaaaattatatttaatatcactGATGTtgtttctgtctaacaaatagatacgtttattagttaaaattattgaagttgttgatattaatagggaaaaaaaattgaaaataaattcatatttacatgacttatatattacaaatcaaacaaatcttttacTGACTAAATCACCCTTATACGTCGTCGCACACTAATGcatgcaaaaaaatatatcttcacatttataatttggtcagaaaatattaattgatcaaCAATAAAtcgaataaatataaattccatttatttttgtttgctaATATAAGCATATTATGTTAGTTTTAACTAATgggaatttatttgttagaaaaaaaacaaacatcatgaatattatatgtaatttttaaattataaaagaaataggtataattatactgaaCTTCAAGAAAAATCGTATAATTATCGTATAGCAAATATCTTACACTTGCTATAATATACTTGCTATTTCAAACACAATTTGATGTGAGATTTCCCAATTTTACATCTCCTCTTGTATTTCATGCTTTATGTAGGCCAAGTCATTTAAGTAGTGGGAAGGCATATTCTTGTTTTGGCCCAGTCCTCTGTGGTAGCAACATACAAACCGAGAACCTTCCATCTTTTACTCAGTGATGAAGATATAAAGGAAGGCAAGGTCAGTCAGAATATGCAATACCAAGAAGAGGTGATTGAATGAAATTCCCTTTTCATTCTTCCTTTTATCTTGTGCTCTCCCTCTTTTGCTTTTCCACCTTTATTTGTATTTGGGATAACAGGAAAGGATATTTGCTGCAGGTTAACTGAACTGAAATTGGGCACCAGCAGCCAATGTTGCTGGTCACAAAATGTTACAAAGGGAGCTGACATTATAAACAATTCTTCCACATCGATCCTGTCGTTGTGCAGAAACCTCAGGGTTTATTTGCTTAAGAACTCAGAGGATAAATATGCATAAAACGAAAAGTCAGGCTTATATTTGATCATACAAATAATGATCGACCTTTTTGTGATGGTGCCGTGTGCTTGGATGAAAGGATCTCTGATGCGCTCTATCCTCTGTACCAGAATGGGTGCCGCCGATACATTGGCGTGATGTTTCTGTGAGCATCCAGTCAAACAATCTTTACATCTATGTCTCCACACAGTAGTGTTTGGTGCGTTATACACGTAAGTGAAAGAGATGGCAAGAAAAGGGAAAACTCAAGACCATGTCTTTAGGCACTGTTTGGGGTGCTATCTAATGGAGATGGTGGCTTCCCCTTGAGTTCTCCTCACCCAGTCCAGAATACCATTACAATCTTCCCGGGAGATGAAATGCCTTCACATGCAACAAGTAATTTAGTGCTTGGACAACTATAAGACACCTAACCGCTCAACTCAGCCCAGCCTTATCCTATGCTTATCTGGATTGGTTGGTTTTTCAGTCATTTAACTATACGAAGTAAAACATTCTCAGAGGAATACCTGTTTTTAGTGCGATAAGCTTTAAGCAGTCGGACTTCTTTCAGATTTGATATATCCTTCTCCATGCACAGGGATCTAGGTACCTTAAGCTTCCCTGTATCGTCATCATACACATCACATATGAATCTGAGCACGTTTTCCTGCAGTCATGGTAATTGGAACTCAACAGGTTGGAAAATATAGTACTTAAACAACAGAAATTGGTAGCCTTCTATACAGTACTTCTAAGTCCTAAATAGCCAGCAAAAAGTCATgcacaaaaaattaagtgcAATTTTCCAAGATAGAAAATGTTCAAGACAAATGACCAAATTGTACTTTAGAAGTAGAAAGAACGGCATACCAGCGGTTTTGAGGCATCTATCCATTGGTAGATGGGCTCATTCCGGAACCATGTCAATTGTCTTTTCGCAAAGTTTCTGCAAAGTCATATGCAACAAGATATATCATTCAGGTCATTGCAGGATAATAAGTAATTCTCACATAAGAAATAGAGCTACAGCAAATACAATGAGAAGTTTAGTTATAAATCTTTGGGTTTATTAAACTTAAACcccctttaaaaatatgaaattacactttcactcaaagaagttttgaaattacacttacactgcttttgaaaattcttgttTACACTTGATCCCCTATAGTTAGTATTTAGACGAAAAATGTTGACTTTGGCAAAAAGTTTacagaaatttcaaattttacccctcatttaacGTTTTCacgtaataattttgtatttattaagggaaaaatgtaatgatgttaaccttactgcatatatatatatattacatttattcctttataattaacaaaactATACATGAGAATGTCAAATGAGAGGCAAAATTAACATTtgtgtaacttttttttgcttatgtCAGCATTTTTCTCCAAACCCTAATAAAAGAGGGTCAGGTGTGAATCaagaatttttggagggggtgtaagtgtaatttcagaACTTCTTTggggaaaaatgtaatttagcattttcaaAGAgggtataagtgtaattaaccttaaATCTTAAGATGATTCTCATGCTTTACcaatcaaatcattcatcTGATCTGTGTCTGGAAACATGTCCGAAAGAATTTCTAGCGTGAGTTGGCAGGCAGTGAGGTAAAggcaaaaacagaaaattccTAGCAAAAGTTATGTAGGATATAAAGCTTCTATGTTGTTTCTTTCTACGCCATTCCAATCCCTTTccttatctttatattttaggTATAAGATAACACATAGCTTATAAATGCAGCATGAAGGTGCACCCACCATGTACTCTTAAACATGATCATGTAGGAGGGCCTATTTCTCCATCAAAGGCCAAATGCAGAATCACAGATATTATAGTTTGTCAGTTCTGCAATTTGAGCACCATAAAAAGACTGTATTCTAAATGTAAAACTGTAAGAGCACAACTAGCAATGGGGTGCATGGCCAGTACATACGAGTCAACTCTCTTGATTTGGAAACCATGAGACACATTAGTGGTAAAACAACACGTCAAAGGACATTCAAGAATAACTGTATAGCTTCCATGGATATCTCCCAAGGATTGACGCATGAATAATTTGAACATGACAGGAAGGTTTTAAATgtctataaataattaaattagttcatGGGATATAAAGACAGGTCAAGGGAGTCAAACGCTTTGATGGacttacttaatatatttgacCTGGTTAAGAGAAAAATCTTTAGTTAAATGAACCATGATGAAGGCAACATTATTTACCTGGATGCTTTTTGAAACTCGGataggaaattaaaaaattctttagcaGAACTCCAGCCCCCTTGTTCTCTGGCCATTAGTAGGTAATCCATTGcctgagaaaattaaaaaaaggagaaCTTACTCGAGCTTTGCATACTGCGTGTGTTTGTCATGTGAACTCAAAAGAGATCCTGGAATACAACTCTGATACTTAATATATTATCACAGAGAAAATAAAACTGTACTTGTCTATAACCAATAGCTCGAGTTGCAGAATTAGAATTTGGCAGAAGCCCCAAATCAAGAAGCCACTTTGCCTCTGACAAAAGTCCATCATCTGCCACAACAAAAGgataatgaaaagaaatatattctTGTCAATATGTGTTTCCTAAAAATGTATGTCTCAAGAACAGATTAAGGAAGATATGGACAGATGATATTATAAGCCATAACACTCTTCACCTAAAAGCATATCTTCACACCGGAAATCAATTGATCTATAAAGATCCAGCCTTTGGGTTGagaggaaaaaacaaataaaatcatagtCCAAATTTTTTGATGTACTCTCATTGAATTCAGAAGATGAAGACTTCATGCCAGAAGCATCTATTTCACTGGATTCAAGCTTCTCTTTGAAAGAATTATAGGGCACTTGAAAGGCTGATGGAGATGCACCACTTGACTGCAAGATCAAAAAGACAGTGAGCTTCTGACCTCTATCTGGAGTTGCGAATATTGTTGGAACAGAAATAAAATGTCATGTGCTAATATATCActctttcttttatcaaatattgaaGGCTAAATGAAGTGAGGCAAGCTTCAGGATGCCCCCATAAAAGCCAAGTTATTCTCATAAAGGGAATTGTTGGAAATCAACTTTCTAAACCAGCTTGGATTAAAGCGTACAAGTATTGTACATGTTGGAAGCAAAAGAGTGagaatgaaattaaatgaagCAAGATACCCAACCTTGAGAATTTCAAGTCTCCGACGTAATCTATACCAATCATTTGCAGCTAAAGATTGGACACCTGGATCACCTGCTTTCACCACAAATTGCACAGCAGCGTCCCAATCACCATCCCTCTGTAAATCTGCGAGTTCTGAATGCACTTCAGAAGTGATCTCAGGAGAAGCTTTTGGAACATCTGGTTTCCCATAAATGAACCTTTATCATCAGCAATGGGAtctctttaataattttattattgcatGAATGCATACTCCACATTTTAGGTAAACATGAAAACAGTGATGTGCAAGACGTACCACCGTAAGTACAGCCCTGTACCACCTGTGACTACTGGGACACGACCTCTACTAAGAATTTCTCCTGTTATTTGTCTTGCGTCCTcgtaaaattgtccaacagAATATTCTGGTtgtccaaaattttcttttgtaagatataaataaacattagAGTAACAAAAACATAGTGATCAAGACACATCAAATAATCACATGACAAAATAATGAAAGCTCCAATATGATATACCAGCCATTACCTTCAGATGGGTGCAATATGTCAACCAAATGGTGTGGTACTTcctgtaaaaataaaaacaagaataattttGTTGTAACTATCATAATACAATCGAAGCTAAAAGTTAATAGCGACAATGCATGTGGAGAACTAGAACATGTCACCTTTCTTTGTGATGTTCATTTCTTCCCAACTTTTGCCTATGAtaaacatttttctttaatgaagGAATTGCATCTAAGAAGACTAGAAGCGGAAGGGAGCCTTTCCACATACCAATAGTAGTCAGTGAAATTTGATAGGATAAGTTTACAATTAACTTATGTCATCTTGGGAACAATGTGATTATAGGTAGTAAGCTGTGTTTATTTAGAACAAGTTAGTAATCACCCAAGAAGATGTTGACTGCCAGAGGACAGGTTTAGACACTCATAGCAAATACCATGCTCAGTAATTGGAAAAAAGGGTCGAAAAACACCTGTCTTTCGCTAAATGAAGGTTTTGCCGACCCAATATCAAGACCTCTATACACCTGCAGCCCATAACCCAACATTAACAACATCAACAAATTATCTAATGcacaaaagaaattacaaactCTTTCAACGAAATCAGAGTTCAAGATGAATGAAGCAAGTGTGAACAGCAACCTGGACTGAATCAGCGCTAACAATTTCTCCATTGAGTCGTTTGGCGAGTTCCAAAGCAAGCCTGCTTTTGCCGGCTCCTGTAGGTCCAGATATCACCACTACTTTCTGCCGCTCGCCTTTCTTTCTAGGCGCCGCCGCGGAGCAAGAGGTCGAGAAGAGTCTACTCCTACGGCGGAGGCGGGAGGGCTGAAATGAAGGGCGGACGAGCGGCGCCTCAGCCGCGTAAGGCAGGCGGAGGCAGCTCATGCGGAGGCCCCCAACTCTCAAGCCACTTATCATTTTCGGTGGACAGAGGAACGATTGTTGGAGGGACTGTAAATAGCTCAGTTGCTTCACTCTCTaaaatatctctttttttttttaattaataatttcaaattttctctcattacattatttttctctcttttttataattttttttcacaaaaataaaatatcactGTTAAACGACTTGATCATccatatttcaataaaatctaTTATTTAAGGATTCCTCAAAAATCAACTGTCATTGTATAGTAATATTTTGAGCAAaatttcttatgaaaaaaatattttccattaattatttcagaCCATGTAACTCGAAGGTAAGTCATACTCGATTCATCTCAAGcaactaatatattataaaatattttttattttaaattaaatttgattatatccGCGACTATTATATAAGTTcgcctttttatttttgttggagtTGATTagattgatattaattaatttgtgattgaaattagaattaatacaCTAATGATTGTTTAGTGAGTTGTTTGAAAACATTACACATTGCATTAACTATTAATTGTATGTTTGGTATGTTTATTATCATACATTAGACTAAAGATAAAATCTCATAACAACTGTAGAATAATGTTAGAATTgtcaaaatcatattattcataatctcattttttgttgatttaatttggtCTTGGACTAAATTAGCTCAACTCAACTCGATGTGCATTTTGAATTTAGAATATCAAGAATAATAAACTCAAGTAAACGAAATCTGatagttaaaataatatttatatttgtcattagttgcattttattcttttaaatcaatcaacaaGCATAATTGACTCCGTCTGCGTCAAACTTGATTTATGGCTAAAGCATAAATTAGGACttgaattacaattttaaacaaaaacaaaaaaaaaatgtatatatatgtaaaaacgTACCTGAATGAGGGGAAATCCACGAAACTAGTAGCTGCCCAGGATCAAACTATCAAGGCCCACTAGCCCTTTTTATAAACTGGTCTAGCTTTCATGAACAACCATACTCTTTTCGTTTTgactaaataataaagtaagtAACGTACTCAATTTGACGAAAATTATTCTTTACATTCATTTTGGTccaattaaaatcaattacaaaataaatatggcatatttactatataattaattattttttttaactatacaCCAGTTACACTGCAAAGCCACATTTACTTCTTGTGATGGGATTaagtaacaaaatattaatttgtgatTGTATGTATGATTGGCTTCAAATTGGCTATTTAGTACTTAGTTTATTAACTTAGGATActgtaaataatcaaattattttgtatttgcttgccttatattatttaagtaattgaGAACTacagttataattttaaccccgaatagaataaaattggGTGTCCAGTCAGTCAAATGGCTCATTTCTCCTTCACCTTCTCTCCccctttttttcattttgttttaccTGATCTTGTGCCCTTCTGCCATGGAGCTTTGTCGCCGACTGTGCTCCCTTCCATCTCGTTTGTTGAAATTGTCTCCCTTCCATCaatcgaaaaagaaaaaaagtaacagtgaagaaaatttaataggGAATTAAGCTTATTGTAAGGGATACAGTTGTCTACATAACACAATTATACAAGTTAAAAGATGTGCACATCAGCATGCTGTAAGGTGGTAACAGAATATTTTCAACAACGTGAAGCGCCATAGATTCTGAAAACTAAtctattttgtgttttttgtcgtatgacaaataaaaataattatgatactttacaagacaaaaattaaataaattttaaaacacataaaGCATTAACACTTTATGACTGAAAGTAAAAATTTTTACTTCTAGTAACACGACTAACATATAACAGttattaacaattaattgATGAATGAAATTGCTTAACAAGTAACGGTTTAGAACAAACAAAGTCAAGATGTTTAACATTTCACAATTAAAATGGGAGAAGGAATGCATTACTTACCTACCATACGAAGAGCAAGCTTTAGAAGTTTCCTTACTCAACAGTTCGCCCTTACGTCAACGCTGGCACCgactgaaaaaaattaaatttaaaatcattcaTCAAAATGGATGAGTGATAATGAATAGTAACGTGAACttcaaaacaaagaaaaaacgtCATTTTTAG includes:
- the LOC105165434 gene encoding tRNA dimethylallyltransferase 9 isoform X2; the protein is MISGLRVGGLRMSCLRLPYAAEAPLVRPSFQPSRLRRRSRLFSTSCSAAAPRKKGERQKVVVISGPTGAGKSRLALELAKRLNGEIVSADSVQVYRGLDIGSAKPSFSERQEVPHHLVDILHPSEEYSVGQFYEDARQITGEILSRGRVPVVTGGTGLYLRWFIYGKPDVPKASPEITSEVHSELADLQRDGDWDAAVQFVVKAGDPGVQSLAANDWYRLRRRLEILKSSGASPSAFQVPYNSFKEKLESSEIDASGMKSSSSEFNESTSKNLDYDFICFFLSTQRLDLYRSIDFRCEDMLLDDGLLSEAKWLLDLGLLPNSNSATRAIGYRQAMDYLLMAREQGGWSSAKEFFNFLSEFQKASRNFAKRQLTWFRNEPIYQWIDASKPLENVLRFICDVYDDDTGKLKVPRSLCMEKDISNLKEVRLLKAYRTKNRNITPMYRRHPFWYRG
- the LOC105165434 gene encoding tRNA dimethylallyltransferase 9 isoform X1, which encodes MISGLRVGGLRMSCLRLPYAAEAPLVRPSFQPSRLRRRSRLFSTSCSAAAPRKKGERQKVVVISGPTGAGKSRLALELAKRLNGEIVSADSVQVYRGLDIGSAKPSFSERQEVPHHLVDILHPSEEYSVGQFYEDARQITGEILSRGRVPVVTGGTGLYLRWFIYGKPDVPKASPEITSEVHSELADLQRDGDWDAAVQFVVKAGDPGVQSLAANDWYRLRRRLEILKSSGASPSAFQVPYNSFKEKLESSEIDASGMKSSSSEFNESTSKNLDYDFICFFLSTQRLDLYRSIDFRCEDMLLDDGLLSEAKWLLDLGLLPNSNSATRAIGYRQAMDYLLMAREQGGWSSAKEFFNFLSEFQKASRNFAKRQLTWFRNEPIYQWIDASKPLENVLRFICDVYDDDTGKLKVPRSLCMEKDISNLKEVRLLKAYRTKNRHFISREDCNGILDWVRRTQGEATISIR